A genome region from Methylicorpusculum oleiharenae includes the following:
- a CDS encoding P-loop NTPase family protein, producing MIETQDFEVMDLTKVCGVFPQLGEPNILRDNMIMTVEGMLNNSEVIIVEGADGAGKTTLLAQFARAFPEQTFCLFMRSSSRWAYDSQNLTRDLCDQIGWALYKEDYLEKDKEVEAKQLLRKRVHELQRKANLERKTYYFVVDGLHEIPEEGFGEKEVILDLIPFGIPRFRFILSGSIDCFLNRLKNSQIRPFQLPGFTLEETRQFFDGYINEPSNLQTIFKVSKGIPGHLASMRRLLESGAKQEEDLLDELPESLPELFEMEWQVVENKDNGLLRNALAILAFDQRRHSINSLALLCNIDIDTLKNKLACCTFVEQKGAEGDIEFIGDVFSRYASKRLSNLRKGTLDKIISDLFDNPESSEAITHLPDLYHTAGRYEELLTYLSPQHIGKLIDCSESWAPLRQKAELGVNTALEQERDGDLLRFSLQRATITSMENSETWRSEIEAYVALEDFSTAYALVQRVATIADRLHLMAVIARMKKSKSLPIELELKDQIQQLYAQLDRSNLGDRGIEIASDLLYTQPELAIDLVQDCMRKSDSDHEGRLDLALANLSFKALIEKQDGVDGMESTHQAFQSKIKNPNVQKFIDKIGIFFGGYTADGVITEVSNWEKVSDRMYALRAWTMANAERDDAVIVVEYAINTILQTTTYTANARVYQELVSPLVCIADLEKVKTIIARLDGLREPIKASGPTLEYVKLQVTLAEAESRYDSRIASDRLLEVYFYIDELLEPGTKLATLAVLAYGLKIINADNQPELHSGLHASVVKGLESVVDEILTKTADHYEAVQSGIGALSRSDSKVALGVITKLNTIERREAALVKLIEATASEQPCNESFSAIVEAYNRIKTIPLRAKATRAALQGLSKQKKNLTSFLTQIYPFRQWVYEIPDAEEKCQALCVFLELIFEHQNSLPIGFLSELQEELRRTWNSIDSGWARVDSGFKIVSRMADSFPEISHEFLKQTEEARKTIILDSPDTANTYFLCVQLAIRCFAGLLKRKLYNEKDDFDDLRDLIEKIPAAHARVIAWSELALRVFMAHDINNCQKIVNEQIRPLLDTEQIRDREALWDATIYAAPVLHCAHSTSAIQIISQIPNPYRDDAYSWICTFLISKRLPMEIYDSASKPEKKVSYEDFLDICNLLEQIENDSVICWHIKWLVDGLHANFRNSFNNTQIADIQGKLLNLAATKFQTTDGIQHEGYKILVEAQIARLDRQKNPWSNLAIRANTLPNLADKAFVLMQVAAAMPNKQKTLALELMQDAKLLIPDIPFFEDRCSHYETLAKLSVDIDRRFSKDCLRQAWSETNPLNAAELPKIRKRIIDFAHRLDPEFAATLASETDDDPGRDFARNQVNRRLQTLNLREQAANGGRTAISKLTQDKKQKIEITKMLLSGLNSDRAGTVHIEETRQDIKDASYMDLQDAYTIFSWAIENSVRRYSDTDQANTILRPLYEAVHLSSELAFRIASRIRSVTDQGIDIARRSDGSSESGLIRPGERNKALDMLKKWVVNATGFIKITDPYFGLEELELVKLIRGEKPDIPVFILAARKHQQDLQIQKPWEESYQLHWRFHVSDADPGDVRIFMIGKGISGSHPIHDRWWLSEQSGLRLGTSANSLGMRLSEMSSVTESEIPHMLAEVDKYISGSVRTIENQRLEHSSFYL from the coding sequence ATGATTGAGACTCAGGATTTTGAAGTAATGGACTTAACAAAAGTCTGTGGTGTGTTTCCCCAACTAGGTGAACCCAATATTCTGCGGGACAATATGATTATGACCGTTGAAGGGATGCTAAATAACAGTGAGGTTATTATTGTTGAAGGTGCAGATGGAGCAGGAAAAACTACACTATTAGCGCAATTTGCTCGCGCATTTCCAGAGCAAACATTTTGTCTTTTTATGCGTTCAAGTAGTCGTTGGGCGTATGATTCGCAGAATCTTACTCGTGATTTATGCGACCAAATTGGTTGGGCACTTTATAAAGAAGATTATCTTGAGAAAGATAAGGAAGTTGAGGCCAAGCAACTATTGAGGAAACGAGTGCATGAACTCCAGCGCAAAGCTAATCTGGAGAGGAAGACATATTACTTTGTTGTGGACGGCTTACATGAAATTCCAGAAGAGGGATTCGGCGAGAAAGAAGTTATATTAGACCTTATTCCGTTTGGTATTCCTCGCTTTCGTTTTATTTTATCTGGTTCAATCGACTGTTTTCTAAACCGTCTAAAAAACTCTCAAATTCGCCCATTCCAATTACCGGGATTTACATTAGAAGAAACTCGGCAATTCTTCGATGGATACATTAATGAGCCATCAAACCTGCAAACAATATTCAAGGTAAGCAAAGGAATTCCCGGCCATTTGGCGAGTATGCGCCGTTTGCTTGAATCTGGTGCTAAGCAGGAGGAAGATCTTCTCGATGAGTTGCCGGAAAGCTTGCCAGAATTGTTTGAAATGGAATGGCAAGTGGTAGAAAACAAAGATAACGGATTGCTGCGAAATGCTCTTGCAATTCTTGCCTTTGACCAACGTCGTCATTCGATAAATTCACTTGCACTGCTCTGTAACATTGATATAGACACTCTAAAAAATAAGTTGGCCTGTTGTACTTTTGTAGAGCAAAAGGGCGCTGAAGGAGATATAGAGTTTATTGGTGATGTGTTTAGTCGTTATGCCTCAAAACGTTTATCTAATTTACGAAAAGGCACTTTAGATAAAATAATTTCCGATTTGTTCGACAATCCTGAAAGCTCTGAGGCCATTACCCACTTGCCGGATCTTTATCATACAGCTGGACGTTACGAGGAGCTATTAACCTATTTATCCCCGCAACATATTGGAAAACTGATTGATTGCAGTGAGTCGTGGGCACCATTGCGTCAGAAAGCTGAATTAGGGGTAAACACCGCACTTGAGCAGGAGCGGGATGGAGACCTACTGAGATTTTCCCTGCAACGCGCCACAATTACTAGTATGGAAAATTCAGAGACCTGGCGTTCAGAGATTGAAGCATATGTTGCTCTTGAGGATTTTTCAACGGCATATGCATTAGTACAGCGAGTGGCCACAATAGCAGATCGCCTCCATTTAATGGCGGTCATTGCCCGAATGAAAAAGAGCAAGTCATTACCAATTGAGTTGGAACTAAAGGATCAAATTCAGCAGTTGTATGCACAATTAGACCGCAGCAATTTGGGTGACAGAGGTATTGAAATAGCCTCAGACTTGCTTTACACGCAACCAGAACTAGCCATTGATTTAGTTCAGGATTGCATGCGCAAATCAGATTCTGATCATGAAGGAAGGCTTGATCTTGCTCTGGCAAATTTATCTTTTAAAGCTTTGATCGAAAAACAGGATGGAGTTGATGGAATGGAATCAACCCACCAGGCTTTTCAGTCAAAGATTAAGAATCCAAATGTCCAAAAATTTATAGATAAGATTGGAATCTTCTTCGGTGGCTATACTGCGGATGGAGTAATCACCGAAGTGAGTAATTGGGAAAAAGTCTCAGACAGGATGTACGCATTGAGGGCTTGGACAATGGCTAATGCCGAAAGAGATGATGCTGTAATTGTTGTTGAATATGCGATAAACACGATCCTTCAAACCACAACCTACACTGCAAATGCAAGAGTCTATCAGGAACTAGTTTCTCCATTGGTTTGCATCGCTGATCTTGAAAAGGTAAAAACAATAATTGCAAGGTTAGACGGGCTAAGAGAGCCAATTAAAGCGTCAGGGCCGACTTTAGAATATGTCAAACTCCAAGTAACTTTAGCGGAAGCTGAATCACGGTACGATAGTCGTATTGCCTCTGATCGGTTATTAGAAGTTTATTTCTATATCGATGAACTTCTGGAGCCAGGAACAAAGCTTGCAACACTAGCAGTTTTGGCTTATGGACTAAAAATAATTAATGCCGATAATCAGCCCGAGCTACATAGTGGCCTTCACGCTTCAGTAGTTAAGGGCCTAGAGTCAGTCGTTGATGAGATATTAACAAAAACTGCAGATCATTACGAAGCAGTGCAGTCCGGGATTGGAGCTTTGTCAAGGAGTGATTCTAAAGTTGCTTTGGGTGTAATTACCAAGCTAAATACAATCGAACGTCGTGAGGCGGCTTTAGTTAAGCTAATTGAAGCGACTGCGTCTGAACAGCCCTGCAATGAGAGTTTTTCCGCAATCGTAGAAGCCTATAACAGAATTAAAACTATTCCTCTGCGCGCAAAAGCAACGCGTGCCGCTTTACAGGGATTGTCAAAACAAAAGAAAAATTTAACTTCATTTTTAACTCAAATATATCCTTTTAGGCAATGGGTGTATGAGATTCCAGACGCTGAAGAAAAATGCCAAGCCTTGTGTGTCTTTTTAGAGCTCATTTTTGAACATCAAAACAGTCTTCCCATAGGGTTCTTATCTGAATTACAGGAAGAATTGCGTAGAACCTGGAATTCAATAGACTCTGGATGGGCGAGAGTCGACAGTGGTTTCAAGATCGTCTCGAGAATGGCAGATAGCTTCCCAGAAATTAGTCATGAATTTTTGAAGCAGACAGAGGAAGCAAGGAAAACGATAATTTTGGACTCACCAGATACCGCCAATACTTATTTTCTGTGCGTCCAGCTGGCTATTCGCTGCTTTGCAGGGCTATTGAAACGTAAACTCTACAACGAAAAAGATGATTTTGATGATCTCAGAGACCTTATTGAGAAGATTCCGGCTGCGCATGCTCGCGTGATTGCTTGGAGCGAATTGGCGCTGAGAGTTTTTATGGCTCATGACATTAATAATTGCCAAAAGATTGTCAATGAACAAATTCGTCCGCTGCTTGATACTGAACAGATCAGAGATAGAGAAGCTCTTTGGGATGCAACCATTTATGCCGCACCAGTATTACATTGCGCTCATTCCACTTCAGCCATACAAATAATTAGCCAAATACCTAACCCTTATAGAGATGATGCCTATAGTTGGATATGTACATTTCTAATTAGTAAACGCTTGCCCATGGAGATTTACGATTCCGCAAGCAAACCAGAAAAAAAGGTTAGCTATGAAGATTTTTTAGATATTTGCAATTTGTTGGAGCAAATCGAAAACGACAGTGTTATTTGCTGGCATATTAAATGGCTCGTGGACGGGTTACATGCCAATTTTCGCAATTCATTTAATAATACTCAGATAGCCGATATTCAAGGGAAATTGCTTAATTTAGCCGCGACGAAGTTTCAAACTACTGATGGCATTCAGCATGAGGGGTATAAAATTTTGGTCGAAGCTCAAATTGCGAGGTTGGATCGTCAAAAAAATCCTTGGAGTAATTTAGCAATTAGGGCAAATACGCTCCCCAATCTGGCAGATAAGGCTTTTGTATTGATGCAAGTAGCCGCTGCGATGCCAAATAAACAAAAGACATTGGCGCTTGAACTGATGCAGGATGCCAAGCTACTCATCCCCGATATTCCTTTCTTTGAGGACCGTTGTAGTCACTATGAAACATTAGCCAAATTAAGTGTCGACATTGATAGGCGCTTTAGTAAAGATTGTTTACGTCAAGCATGGAGTGAAACCAACCCATTAAATGCTGCTGAACTCCCCAAGATTCGAAAACGCATTATTGATTTCGCTCACCGGCTCGATCCAGAATTTGCTGCGACTTTGGCATCAGAAACCGATGACGATCCTGGTAGGGATTTTGCGAGAAATCAAGTTAATCGAAGGTTGCAAACGCTTAATCTAAGAGAGCAAGCTGCAAATGGAGGAAGAACGGCAATATCAAAGCTGACTCAAGATAAAAAACAAAAAATTGAAATTACAAAGATGTTGTTATCGGGTCTTAATTCTGATCGAGCAGGGACAGTGCACATTGAGGAAACACGGCAAGATATTAAAGATGCGAGTTATATGGATTTGCAGGATGCTTATACTATTTTTTCATGGGCTATTGAGAATTCAGTGCGTCGCTATTCTGATACTGACCAAGCAAACACGATCCTTCGCCCACTTTACGAGGCTGTTCACCTTTCATCAGAACTCGCTTTCAGAATTGCTTCCCGAATTCGTTCAGTTACAGACCAAGGCATTGATATTGCGCGACGCTCTGATGGTTCATCTGAAAGCGGGCTAATTCGTCCAGGAGAACGGAACAAAGCATTGGATATGCTCAAAAAGTGGGTAGTGAATGCGACCGGATTTATCAAGATCACCGATCCATATTTCGGCCTAGAAGAGCTGGAACTTGTTAAATTAATTCGAGGTGAGAAGCCTGATATTCCAGTTTTCATTCTTGCAGCTCGAAAGCATCAACAGGATTTACAAATACAAAAACCCTGGGAAGAAAGCTATCAGTTACATTGGCGCTTTCATGTTTCGGATGCTGATCCAGGAGATGTAAGGATTTTTATGATTGGTAAGGGGATTAGCGGTAGCCATCCAATTCATGATCGTTGGTGGTTGTCAGAGCAAAGCGGGCTTCGCCTTGGAACTTCGGCAAATAGTCTTGGCATGCGATTATCCGAAATGTCGTCTGTTACTGAATCAGAGATACCACATATGCTTGCTGAAGTGGATAAATATATCTCGGGGAGCGTTCGCACCATTGAGAATCAACGTCTCGAACATTCTTCTTTCTATCTGTAA
- a CDS encoding helix-turn-helix transcriptional regulator — MSEESLDHVISALYEAVLEPDKWQEAVGLCGQFAGGIDAQMLTIDKIQNRVLFAVIAGEAFPLQFNLDYEQHYVKIDPHVTLLRNAKVHEWNFCQRTIFPGVVNRSEFYQDFLLPRGLGYALLAVVDEDESSMTSFVAMRSNEMRPFDSDNKMDALRFSSHLQRAIRMQQKMTGLLNQVDLGAMAIDALAMAILIVDDSGRILHLNQKTEELFKAPASGLKSRFGCITTTEQNQKHKLNKLIFDATRTPAFGGAMELGLAEPRHLYVIPMSASSPFIRDWQRPLALVVVTDNRNNLSALTLTGRLYNLTQAELRVASALLAGNSPEEYALEFGVKLNTVRTQLKSLFSKTGTRRQSELVAVLGRTPPLKNGD; from the coding sequence ATGTCTGAAGAATCATTGGATCATGTTATTAGCGCGTTATATGAAGCGGTTCTCGAGCCCGATAAATGGCAGGAGGCTGTTGGGTTGTGTGGTCAATTTGCTGGGGGTATTGATGCGCAAATGTTAACCATCGACAAAATTCAAAATCGAGTGCTCTTTGCCGTGATAGCCGGAGAGGCCTTTCCTTTGCAATTTAATCTCGATTATGAACAGCACTATGTCAAGATAGATCCACATGTAACTCTGCTGCGTAACGCGAAAGTCCATGAGTGGAATTTTTGCCAGCGAACGATATTCCCCGGTGTAGTCAATAGGAGTGAGTTTTATCAGGATTTTTTACTGCCCCGAGGCCTTGGCTACGCGCTGCTGGCGGTGGTCGACGAAGATGAAAGTAGCATGACGTCTTTTGTTGCCATGCGGTCAAATGAGATGCGACCCTTCGATTCCGACAATAAAATGGACGCGTTACGATTTAGTTCGCATCTGCAACGAGCAATACGGATGCAGCAAAAAATGACAGGTTTGCTAAACCAGGTCGACTTAGGTGCTATGGCTATTGATGCATTGGCCATGGCGATATTGATAGTGGATGATTCAGGCAGAATTTTGCATCTCAATCAGAAAACGGAAGAGTTGTTTAAAGCCCCTGCCTCCGGTCTAAAAAGCCGTTTTGGATGCATCACGACTACTGAGCAAAACCAAAAGCACAAATTGAACAAATTGATTTTCGATGCTACTCGAACGCCTGCCTTCGGAGGAGCTATGGAATTGGGTTTAGCCGAACCAAGACATCTTTATGTAATACCGATGTCTGCCAGTTCTCCATTTATCCGAGATTGGCAAAGACCCCTTGCTTTAGTTGTAGTGACCGATAATCGAAACAATTTGTCAGCACTGACCTTAACAGGACGACTTTATAATTTAACTCAAGCTGAATTGCGAGTTGCGTCTGCACTCCTGGCTGGTAATTCACCAGAAGAATACGCGTTAGAATTCGGTGTAAAGCTAAATACGGTTCGAACTCAGCTTAAAAGTTTGTTTTCAAAAACGGGAACGCGCAGGCAATCGGAATTAGTGGCTGTTTTAGGTCGAACGCCTCCGTTAAAAAACGGCGATTAA
- a CDS encoding UvrD-helicase domain-containing protein: protein MKKSPTATASYPISWLASLFAAHCDYDSFSVVDDGILLMDGLVRKDVPYLAIGTGIVVERGLFWDVLAVHLENGKIIRIGGINKKQSRRLKAGLDKASQHYLVEFYQRLVPEIQTAFQQAQVLFSGHRYIRQAVARQWLNAHEVVARGIQRKDMQRFLPADAAQELQFIRPLLNHGQAAIDRLNEVYVERQMKSFGAFFDGVESNPLTANQRRACVIDERHNLVLAGAGTGKTSTMIGRAGYLIKAGHAQPEQILMLAYARKAADEMDERIQAKLRIDKLTVKTFHSLGMHIIAEVEGVVPQINKMAEDDHLRAKFVDDQVQRLLQDEQYKSRLVSYFLYYSYPFKSVFNFNSLGEYNQYILENDIRTLQGELVKSYEECEIANFLYRQGVAYQYEANYQVNTSGPDYRAYQPDFYLPDYGIYIEHFAVNEQNQTPPFIDRQKYLEGMAWKRALHLKHKTRLIETYSYQKQQGLLTQALEQRLKDAGVAFNPVPNNELLHQLNQLGQVSQFSQLMAQMLGLFKAAGSDIKRLVALARQHEDHSRMQAAAFLFDPIHEAYQQQLRDTDTIDFDDMVGKAIDYVEAGRYRSPYSYILVDEFQDISANRARLVKGLLAQNPDSGLFCVGDDWQSIYRFTGSDVTLTKAFEQHFGDTAISILDLTFRFNNKIGAVASRFVMQNPTQIAKQIQSHSVIAGAAVSLIKTNQVQVGLDAALSAINAKATATKQASVLILARFNFKKPELRSLKQQFPHLRLQFMTVHGSKGKEADYVVVLGLEKGKHGLPSENATHPLLELLLPKAEEFAHAEERRLFYVALTRARHHVYLISDANKASDFVRELVDQCYEINVDEFTGEGFQDKIADILCSECETGYMVARDSKHGSFFGCSQYPLCTHTETACQWCGSGMREKGRFRVCENKRCDYVEPVCPACGGKMSIRKGPYGEFWGCSHFRKDSEFSCKHTEQFIDLKTAKHIH from the coding sequence TTGAAAAAATCACCCACCGCAACCGCCAGTTACCCGATCAGCTGGTTAGCCTCTTTATTCGCTGCACATTGCGACTATGACTCATTTTCGGTAGTGGATGACGGCATTTTATTGATGGATGGACTCGTCAGAAAGGACGTACCTTACCTTGCCATAGGCACGGGCATAGTGGTAGAGCGCGGCCTTTTCTGGGATGTGTTGGCGGTTCACCTGGAGAACGGCAAGATTATCCGCATCGGGGGTATAAATAAAAAGCAGTCTCGCCGGTTAAAAGCCGGTTTGGATAAAGCCTCTCAACATTACCTCGTCGAGTTTTATCAACGCTTGGTTCCGGAAATACAAACGGCTTTTCAACAAGCTCAGGTGCTGTTTTCCGGGCATCGTTATATCCGTCAGGCCGTGGCCAGGCAATGGCTGAATGCTCATGAAGTAGTGGCCAGAGGAATACAACGCAAGGACATGCAACGTTTTTTGCCTGCCGATGCGGCACAGGAACTGCAATTTATCCGGCCACTGTTAAACCATGGCCAGGCTGCGATTGACCGGCTGAACGAAGTTTATGTAGAGCGTCAAATGAAGTCATTCGGGGCTTTTTTCGATGGTGTGGAAAGCAATCCGTTAACGGCTAATCAGCGCCGGGCCTGCGTGATTGATGAACGGCATAATCTGGTGTTAGCCGGAGCAGGTACCGGTAAAACCAGTACCATGATCGGGCGGGCCGGTTATTTAATCAAAGCCGGGCATGCACAGCCAGAACAAATCCTGATGTTGGCCTACGCGCGTAAGGCTGCCGATGAAATGGATGAGCGTATTCAGGCAAAGCTGCGCATCGACAAGCTGACAGTGAAAACCTTTCACAGTCTGGGCATGCACATTATCGCTGAGGTTGAAGGGGTGGTACCGCAGATTAATAAGATGGCGGAAGACGATCATTTGCGCGCTAAGTTTGTTGATGATCAGGTTCAGCGGCTGTTGCAGGACGAGCAGTATAAGTCGCGGTTAGTGTCTTATTTCCTGTATTACAGTTATCCGTTCAAAAGCGTTTTTAACTTTAACAGCCTGGGCGAATACAATCAGTATATTCTGGAAAACGATATACGCACGCTTCAGGGCGAGCTGGTGAAAAGCTATGAGGAATGCGAAATCGCTAACTTTCTGTACCGGCAAGGCGTGGCTTATCAGTATGAAGCCAATTACCAGGTGAACACCTCAGGGCCGGATTATCGTGCGTATCAACCGGATTTCTATCTGCCCGATTACGGCATTTATATCGAACATTTTGCCGTCAATGAACAGAACCAAACGCCGCCGTTTATCGACCGGCAAAAGTATTTGGAAGGGATGGCCTGGAAACGGGCTTTGCATCTGAAACACAAAACCCGCCTGATCGAAACCTACAGTTATCAGAAACAGCAAGGCCTATTGACGCAAGCGCTGGAACAGCGGCTCAAAGATGCTGGCGTCGCGTTTAATCCGGTACCCAATAATGAATTGCTTCATCAGTTGAACCAGTTGGGGCAGGTGTCCCAATTCAGTCAATTGATGGCACAGATGCTGGGTTTGTTCAAAGCCGCAGGTTCGGACATCAAACGTCTGGTGGCTCTGGCTAGGCAGCATGAGGATCATAGTCGCATGCAGGCGGCGGCATTTTTGTTCGATCCGATTCATGAAGCCTATCAACAGCAATTGCGCGATACCGACACCATCGATTTTGATGACATGGTCGGCAAAGCCATAGACTATGTGGAAGCCGGGCGTTACCGGTCGCCGTACAGCTATATTCTGGTAGACGAATTTCAGGACATATCGGCGAACCGGGCGAGACTGGTCAAGGGCTTATTGGCGCAAAACCCCGACAGCGGCTTGTTTTGCGTGGGCGATGACTGGCAGTCGATTTACCGTTTTACCGGGAGCGATGTCACCCTTACCAAAGCGTTTGAACAGCACTTTGGCGATACTGCGATCAGTATTCTGGATCTTACCTTCCGGTTCAACAACAAGATCGGTGCGGTGGCCTCCCGGTTTGTCATGCAAAACCCGACGCAAATTGCTAAACAGATTCAAAGCCACTCGGTCATTGCAGGCGCTGCAGTCTCGTTAATCAAGACCAATCAGGTTCAGGTGGGATTGGATGCCGCCTTATCGGCAATCAACGCGAAAGCAACAGCCACAAAGCAGGCCAGTGTATTGATTTTAGCCCGGTTCAACTTCAAGAAACCGGAGCTGCGAAGCTTGAAGCAACAGTTCCCTCATCTGAGACTGCAGTTTATGACGGTACACGGCTCGAAGGGCAAGGAAGCCGATTATGTGGTCGTGTTAGGCTTGGAAAAAGGCAAGCACGGCTTACCTTCGGAGAATGCGACGCATCCGTTATTGGAACTGCTCTTGCCGAAGGCGGAAGAATTCGCTCACGCCGAGGAACGCCGTTTGTTCTATGTCGCGCTGACTCGTGCGAGACATCATGTGTATTTGATCAGCGATGCCAATAAGGCTTCTGATTTTGTCCGCGAGTTAGTTGATCAGTGCTACGAGATTAACGTTGACGAATTTACCGGAGAGGGTTTTCAGGACAAGATCGCCGACATTCTGTGCAGTGAATGCGAAACGGGTTATATGGTGGCCAGGGACAGCAAGCACGGCAGTTTTTTTGGATGCAGCCAGTATCCGCTGTGCACGCATACCGAAACAGCCTGCCAATGGTGCGGCAGCGGCATGCGTGAAAAAGGCCGGTTCCGGGTTTGCGAAAACAAACGCTGCGATTATGTCGAGCCGGTTTGTCCTGCATGTGGCGGAAAAATGAGCATCAGAAAAGGTCCCTATGGCGAGTTTTGGGGGTGTTCACATTTCCGGAAAGATTCCGAGTTTTCTTGTAAGCACACTGAGCAGTTCATTGATCTGAAAACCGCTAAACATATCCACTAG
- a CDS encoding LexA family protein, translating into MHSFSDNMLIPARTLMPVALPLFSGKVAAGFPSPADDYVEKTLDLNELLVQKPAATFFVRAEGESMLGAGIHPNDILVVDRSLEPVPGRIVICALNGELTVKRLERKNEHWQLKAENPNYPDIVIFDTLELVIWGVVTTVIHLL; encoded by the coding sequence ATGCACAGCTTTTCGGACAATATGCTCATCCCTGCACGAACACTGATGCCAGTGGCCTTGCCGCTGTTTTCCGGCAAAGTCGCTGCGGGCTTTCCTTCGCCCGCCGATGATTATGTCGAGAAAACGCTGGACTTAAACGAGCTGCTGGTACAAAAACCGGCCGCGACGTTCTTTGTGCGCGCGGAAGGCGAATCCATGCTCGGTGCCGGCATTCATCCCAACGATATTCTGGTGGTCGATCGCTCGCTGGAACCGGTGCCGGGAAGGATCGTGATTTGCGCGCTGAATGGGGAGTTGACGGTCAAACGCCTGGAGCGCAAAAACGAGCACTGGCAACTTAAAGCAGAGAATCCCAACTATCCGGATATTGTCATTTTCGATACCTTGGAGCTGGTTATTTGGGGTGTGGTCACCACTGTCATTCACCTGCTGTAA
- a CDS encoding Y-family DNA polymerase, producing MPPQRLIALVDCNNFYVSCERVFRPDLIGKPVAVLSNNDGCVVARSAEVKKLGIKMGVPLFQIQQLVNQHQIQLFSSNYSLYADMSSRVMSTLEEFAPNLEVYSIDEGFLDLTSVYPCGKDPIAYGQRIRTTVVRTTGIPVCVGMGPTKTLAKLANFAAKKWQKTDGVLDLSDPVRREKLMRIVPVGEVWGIGSRTTAKLNQLGIHTVWDLASQSSKRIQAQFNVVVARTVMELNGIACLALEEIAPDKQQIVCSRSFSRRLTEYSELSQAMAEFCSRAAEKLRKQASVTGCVTIFIRTSPFNPDEPQYQRAASIKLNAATQDTRSIIATANRMLKELYRPGYNYQKCGVQLSHIQPETTPGQMDVFDSIADGLSTENRHLMKAIDQINRRFPRAVSIAATGFDKSWKPKAERISQRYTTDWRELVGVKCA from the coding sequence ATGCCGCCGCAACGGCTTATCGCCCTGGTCGACTGCAACAACTTCTATGTGAGTTGCGAGCGCGTATTCAGGCCCGACCTGATCGGCAAGCCGGTTGCCGTCCTCAGCAACAATGACGGCTGCGTCGTCGCCCGCAGCGCCGAAGTAAAGAAATTAGGGATCAAAATGGGGGTGCCGCTGTTTCAGATTCAGCAATTGGTTAACCAGCACCAGATCCAGCTTTTTTCATCTAATTATTCGTTATATGCCGACATGTCATCACGAGTGATGTCTACGTTAGAAGAATTCGCCCCAAATCTTGAAGTGTATTCCATTGATGAGGGCTTCCTGGATTTAACCAGCGTTTACCCTTGTGGCAAAGACCCGATTGCTTACGGCCAGCGGATTAGAACAACGGTGGTTCGCACCACCGGCATTCCGGTTTGTGTGGGTATGGGGCCGACCAAAACGCTTGCCAAACTCGCGAATTTTGCCGCCAAAAAGTGGCAAAAGACGGACGGCGTGTTGGATCTGTCCGACCCGGTACGCAGGGAAAAACTGATGCGCATCGTGCCGGTCGGCGAAGTGTGGGGCATAGGTTCGCGCACGACGGCCAAGTTAAACCAGCTGGGCATTCATACCGTTTGGGACCTGGCGTCCCAATCCAGTAAGCGCATTCAAGCCCAGTTCAATGTTGTGGTGGCCAGAACCGTGATGGAATTGAACGGCATTGCTTGCCTGGCACTGGAAGAAATCGCCCCGGATAAACAGCAGATTGTCTGCTCCAGAAGTTTTAGCCGCCGCTTAACGGAATACAGCGAGCTGTCGCAGGCCATGGCCGAGTTCTGCAGCCGGGCCGCCGAAAAGCTCCGGAAGCAAGCCTCCGTGACCGGCTGCGTTACGATATTTATCCGGACCAGTCCCTTCAACCCAGATGAACCGCAATATCAACGGGCGGCCAGTATCAAGCTGAATGCTGCTACACAAGATACACGATCCATCATAGCTACCGCTAACCGTATGCTCAAAGAGCTATACAGGCCAGGCTATAACTATCAGAAATGCGGCGTCCAGCTGAGCCACATCCAACCGGAAACCACGCCAGGGCAAATGGATGTATTTGACTCGATAGCTGACGGCCTATCCACTGAAAACCGCCACTTGATGAAAGCCATTGACCAGATCAATCGGCGCTTTCCGAGAGCTGTTTCTATCGCGGCTACAGGTTTTGATAAAAGCTGGAAGCCAAAGGCGGAGAGGATTTCGCAGCGCTATACAACGGATTGGAGGGAGTTGGTGGGGGTAAAGTGTGCGTGA
- a CDS encoding HU family DNA-binding protein — translation MNKSELIDAIAQHGQLTKADTARALDGLLKTIEMTLKSGDSVTLVGFGSFEVKARAERTGRNPQNGSPITIPAANIPGFKPGKNLKDAVNS, via the coding sequence ATGAATAAATCCGAATTAATCGACGCCATCGCCCAGCACGGCCAATTAACCAAAGCCGATACAGCACGGGCATTAGATGGCTTGCTCAAAACCATCGAGATGACCTTAAAATCCGGGGATTCAGTCACCTTGGTCGGATTTGGCAGTTTTGAAGTTAAAGCTCGCGCCGAACGGACCGGTCGGAATCCACAAAACGGAAGCCCCATTACCATCCCGGCCGCCAATATCCCTGGTTTCAAACCTGGAAAAAACTTGAAGGACGCGGTTAACTCTTGA